The nucleotide sequence TACTTCATTTCCAATATCGTCATAACATCGCGCCATTAAATGCTCAGGCTCAACGTCTGTACGAGCGTTTATTATGATCGAAGTCTGAGCGGTTTCTTCGAGTTGGGTAATGTCTTTGCGGCGTTTGTTATTGAGATAGTTGGCAACATTTTCATGTACATTCAGTACAAGTCGGGAAATGTTTTTCTTGTTTACGGTGGTCATCAGGGTTCGCATGACTTCAATCGCCATGCTCTCAGCCGTTTTCACCTGGCCGGTTCCGCGACAGGAAGGACAGTCTTCGTACATGCTTCTTCGCAGAGAAGGGCGAATTCGCTGGCGTGTCATCTCGATCAGGCCAAACGGGCTGATGCGTAATACCTTGGTACGTGCGCGATCTCTTTTGACGAGTTCTCTCAGTCTGCGTTCAACGGAACGACGGTGTTTTTCTTCCCGCATGTCAATGAAGTCAATCACAATCACACCACCAAGGTCGCGCAGTCTGATCTGGCGACTGATTTCTTCTGCCGCTTTCATATTCACTTTGAATGCCGTTTTTTCGGCATTGTCATCTGCCCGATAGTTTCCACTGTTGACGTCAATGGCGACCAACGCTTCCGTCTGGTCGATGACAATGGAACCGCCTCCCTTCATGGGAACATGCCGATTCTGGATGCTGCAGATTTCATCATCCAGTTTACTGTTATAGAAGATGGGGTCATTGCCTGTATAGTGTTTGACCCGATTGACGTGTTTGGGAAGCACGACCTTCATGAAGTCTCTGGCACGCTGGTAAGCCGTGGGTTCATCAATGTAGAGGGTGTCGATTTCACTGTTATAGATGTCACGAATCGTCCGGATCATCATGTCACTCTCCGAGTAAATTTCTACCGGAGTGGGCAGTTTTTTGATCCGTCCTACGATGGTTCCCCAGAGCCTCAGCAGATAGTTCAAGTCCCGCTTGAGGTCATCTGCAGTCCGATCGATTCCAGCTGTACGAACGATAAAACCGAGGCCCGGTGGCGGAGCCAGTTGAGTCAGAATCGTTCTCAGATCCTTACGGACATCTTCATCGGCAATTTTGCGGCTGATACCAACCCGTTGCAGTCCAGGCATGATGACCAGGTAGCGTCCGGGAATACTGATGTAAGTGGAGAGGGTAGGGCCTTTATTGCCGAGCCCTTCCTTGATGACCTGTACGAGGACTTCACTGCCGCGTTTCAGGATTTCCTGAATGGGAGGTTTATTGGCAACGCTGCGTTCGTTTACGCGGCGTCCCTTCTGGTTGCGTCCGCGTCCTGGTTTACCGTTTCCGTCCCCATCGGTCAGGTGTTTGTAATATTGATGCTCAATATCACTGACATGCAGGAAGCCGTTCCGGCCTACACCGAAGTCAACAAACGCAGCCTGGATGCTGGGTTCGATGTTGACCACTTTTCCCTTGTAGATATTGCCTACCAGGTTTTCGAGACTGTTTCGTTCAACATAAAGTTCTTCAAGAATGCCGTCTTCAACGATGGCAATTCGGCTTTCCTCCGGTTGGAGGACATTAACCAGCATTTCCTTTTTCATGGAATACCCTTTGTCGTGTAATACGACGAAAACTGTATTCCTCATCAGCCACGGAGAAGGTGGACCTGCTACGCATTGAATGAATCAATGTCCTGGTGGAGTCGGCCCGTTGCCTGCGTAGATACTGGAACAGTCCAGTGCAGGCAGGTCTCGTTAAATGATTTGTGCAGCGGGGGAATAAATCCCTGTGAACACAATCCAAGAGAGGTTTCGTGATGCGACTGCTGAGTCGAATCATTTCCTGGGTGAAGTTGCGAAAGGTCAAGGTCAGATCATTATCCGACTGCTCACTGACGGCAGTTCTTGTATTCGATTCGGGCAGGCAGCATTTTTGCATGAATTGCCCGTCGGATATCAATAACTGGTGCGGCGGTGAGAACAGAGCCGTGATCTGGTTGGACTTTTGCTGGTTCTGAAACTGTGTTGCGAAAGCTGCAGCATAACCCTTTAAGGCGGCAAGTGCCGTCTTTTGAATGATTTCCCGGGGGTAGTCTGGTGGTTTGCTCATGCTGTCATTGAAAACAGAAACAGGACGCAGGAAATTTCCTCAGACTGACCAAATAGATCAGGTTTGATAATGGGAGATTCCAATATTGTTCTTTGTTCTGTTCACGCGATTAAGTTTCAGGGTCAGGAAATGATGTTGAAATACATTTCGTCTGGATGAAATTTGTTTGTACGCAATCCACTCACCACCGAGGTGAGCTGGATGGCCGCTGGCTGATTGGTTGAATATCAGTTTCAGTCGGCGGCAAGTTGTAAACGTATAAATGGGGGTGATAGATTCCAGCGATCAGGCAGGTCTCTATCAGAAATCTATTGCTTACTGACAGGCTGACGTGATGAGAGAACCAGCTGTTTTCGACACATGGCGGTCACAGTGGCAATTCTTCATCAAACAGGTCAGGGCAGATTTTGTACAGTTCTCCTCTTAAATAACTTTCTACAT is from Gimesia maris and encodes:
- a CDS encoding Rne/Rng family ribonuclease; amino-acid sequence: MKKEMLVNVLQPEESRIAIVEDGILEELYVERNSLENLVGNIYKGKVVNIEPSIQAAFVDFGVGRNGFLHVSDIEHQYYKHLTDGDGNGKPGRGRNQKGRRVNERSVANKPPIQEILKRGSEVLVQVIKEGLGNKGPTLSTYISIPGRYLVIMPGLQRVGISRKIADEDVRKDLRTILTQLAPPPGLGFIVRTAGIDRTADDLKRDLNYLLRLWGTIVGRIKKLPTPVEIYSESDMMIRTIRDIYNSEIDTLYIDEPTAYQRARDFMKVVLPKHVNRVKHYTGNDPIFYNSKLDDEICSIQNRHVPMKGGGSIVIDQTEALVAIDVNSGNYRADDNAEKTAFKVNMKAAEEISRQIRLRDLGGVIVIDFIDMREEKHRRSVERRLRELVKRDRARTKVLRISPFGLIEMTRQRIRPSLRRSMYEDCPSCRGTGQVKTAESMAIEVMRTLMTTVNKKNISRLVLNVHENVANYLNNKRRKDITQLEETAQTSIIINARTDVEPEHLMARCYDDIGNEVNF